The stretch of DNA CGCGCTATCACTGGCATTGCCGAGGCGGATCGGGTGCCGCAAGTGGACCTGGCAGTGGGCGCACAGCGCGCCCGTTCAGCGCCGGCTGAATTGGGCATACCGGCTGGTTCCCCTGTTGCACCGCAGACGACCTACCGGGCCCACCTGATGGCAAGCTATGAGGTCGACCTGTTCGGTCGCGTGTCCTCGAACGTGGCGGCCGCTTCCGCTGATGCAGACGCAGCGGAAGCCAGCTATCGCTCAGTGCTTCTTGCACTGCAGGCCGACGTGGCGCAGCACTACTTCCTCCTGCGCGCCACCGACGCCGAGTTAGAGACGTTGGCGCGCACCGTGCAAACGCGCGAGGAAAACGTCAAGGTCAATCAGCGCCGCTTCGACCTCGGCGACATTGGCGAATTCGACTTGGCGCGTGCGCTGACCGAACTATCGACAACACGAGCCGATGCCATCGGTCTGCAACAGCGACGTGTCACCACCGAGCATGCGCTGGCGGTCTTGCTGGGCAAGCCGGCGGCCAGCTACACGGTCGAAGCCAGCTCATTGCTCGACAACACGCGCATGCCGGCAATCCCGCCCGGGCTGCCGTCCACGTTACTGGAACGTCGGCCCGACATCGCCGCCGCCCAGCGCATTATGGAGGCAGCCAACGCTCGCATTGGCATTGCACGTTCGGCTATGTTTCCGGCGTTGAACATCAACGCAGCAGGTGGAGGCGTAGCCGGCAATTTTCCGGATGTGCTGACCATGACCGGGCGTTCGTGGGTGCTCGGTGCGCTGCTGGCTGCGCCAGTGATCGACGGCGGGCGCCGCCGCGCCGATGTCACACGCAGCGAGGCGGTACTGGAGGAGTCTGTCGCGGCGTATCGCCACAGCGTATTGACAGCGTTCGCCGAAGTCGAGGACAACCTGGCTGGGCTACGCATCTTGCATAGCCAGTCCACGCAGATCGAGGATGCGCTGATATCAGCGCGTCGCTCAGCCGAGCTGGCGCACAAGCTCTACGACGCTGGCCGTTCCAACTATCTGGAACTGCTGGACGCTGAGCGCAATCTGGCCACCGTCGAAAGGAGCGCTGTACAGCTGCGCGGAAATCGCGCCATCTCCACCGTCGCGCTAATCCGTGCGCTGGGTGGTGGCTGGGATGTACCACGTAGCTAAATCCACGTATCGCAGGGCAGGAGAGGCAACCGCCATCTCCTGCGTGCGGTACACTTCCAAGCAAACGCTTTAGATTGAACTTCCTATGACCAAGCAGCTCGCCATTTCGGATTGCAATTGCCTAGCCATACGCCAGGCTGCGCGCGCGATTTCAGCGCTCTATGACCGGCATCTCGCGCCTACGGGCCTGAGTTCTTCGCAATTCAGCATCCTGGCCGCCATTCATGCCCAGGTCGGTATTCCAGTGCAGCAACTGGCCGATGTACTGGTGATGGACCGGACCAGCATGGTGCGTGCACTTCAACCGCTGACCCGCGACGGCTATGTCGTGCAGCAGCCTGATCCGGCCAATCCGCGCAAGCTGCTACTGTCACTAACGGCGGAAGGGCGCGAGCTTTATACGCGAGCGCACCAGCACTGGCAGGATGCGCAGGCGGAATTTGAAGCCGACGTTGGCACACCCGAAGCGGCATCGCTACGCCAGCAGCTGGCCGTTTGGAGTCACAAGCCCT from Duganella dendranthematis encodes:
- a CDS encoding efflux transporter outer membrane subunit, which encodes MKLPIMTILASLLAGCAAPNFSQPVIDTPSAFKEASIQTAADGSRWVTARPAEQQPRGEWWRAFGDPVLDELIADATRSNANLALAAARVKQARAITGIAEADRVPQVDLAVGAQRARSAPAELGIPAGSPVAPQTTYRAHLMASYEVDLFGRVSSNVAAASADADAAEASYRSVLLALQADVAQHYFLLRATDAELETLARTVQTREENVKVNQRRFDLGDIGEFDLARALTELSTTRADAIGLQQRRVTTEHALAVLLGKPAASYTVEASSLLDNTRMPAIPPGLPSTLLERRPDIAAAQRIMEAANARIGIARSAMFPALNINAAGGGVAGNFPDVLTMTGRSWVLGALLAAPVIDGGRRRADVTRSEAVLEESVAAYRHSVLTAFAEVEDNLAGLRILHSQSTQIEDALISARRSAELAHKLYDAGRSNYLELLDAERNLATVERSAVQLRGNRAISTVALIRALGGGWDVPRS
- a CDS encoding MarR family winged helix-turn-helix transcriptional regulator; amino-acid sequence: MTKQLAISDCNCLAIRQAARAISALYDRHLAPTGLSSSQFSILAAIHAQVGIPVQQLADVLVMDRTSMVRALQPLTRDGYVVQQPDPANPRKLLLSLTAEGRELYTRAHQHWQDAQAEFEADVGTPEAASLRQQLAVWSHKP